AGATGAGCCGTGAGCAGCAACGGATCTTGACGATTGATGAGTTTTTAGTCAGTCGTGACTTGTTGAGTCGTGCGGTCGAATTGATTCCGGAAGAACGCCTGCAGGACAAGGTCGTCATTAAAGACAAAGAATTGACGATTGGTCAATTCCTTGGAGCGATGGCTCAACATGATTTACACCATATGGAACAAATCAATCAAGTGATTGGTTAATGCGAGGGAGATGCGAAACGCGTCTCCTTTTTTGCGCAAAAAAAGATCCGCCTAAGAGGCAGATCTAATCAGTTAGCGTGTATTGGCAATACGAGCAACTTCAAGCTGCTTTTCAATCTTCGCGAGAATCCGGTCGATGGATTCTGGCTCGTTCAGTAAATCGTATTCGTCGATCGACAAGCGGAGTACCGGGCAGATTGTGAAGTTATTGATCCAGTTCGTATATCGTTCGTACATCTCTTCCCAATATTCGATTGGTGTCTGTTGCTCCATCTCACGTCCGCGAAGACGAATTCGTTCTAGTACTTGTTCGAATGAGCCTTCAAGATAGATCAAAAGATCCGGATGTGGGAAGAATGGTGTCATGACCATTGCGTCAAACAAACTTGAGTATGTCTCGTAATCCGTTGGAGACATCGTTCCTTTTTCAAAATGCATCTTAGCAAAGATCCCTGTATCTTCATAGATCGAACGATCTTGGATGAAACCACCACCGTATTGGAAAATCCGCTTTTGCTCCTTGAAGCGTTCAGCGAGGAAATAGATTTGGAGGTGGAAGCTCCAACGCTCGAAATCATGATAGAATTTATCCAAGTAAGGGTTTGTATCGACTTTTTCGAGTGACGTCCGGAAACCAAGGGCATCTGCTAATCCGTTTGTGATCGTTGATTTACCGATCCCGACCATACCGCCGATCGTAATGACGGCATCTGCCGGGATGTTGTATTGTTCGCGTAGCTTCAAGTTCATGCGTGGTTCGCTCCTTCATATAATTCGTTCCGGATCGTCGTCAAGACGTACTCGAGATCTTCCGGTCGCTTGACGAAGTCGAGTTCATCCCCGTCGAAACGGATGATTTTGACTTCCGGATGTTTGGCTTGGTATTCCGTGACGAATGTCTCGTAATCCTCGGCCAATTGTTCGAGATAAGCACGTGACATATTTTCTTCGATTTCTCGTCCGCGCAATGCCACACGTTTCATCAAGGTGTCGATGCTTGCGTTCAAATAGATGACAGCATCCGGTTTCGGCATGTCTGTCGTCAGGATCGAATAGATTTGTTCGTACTTCTCAAGATGCTCTACCTTTAGAGAGCGGTGTGCAAAAATCAAGTTCTTAAAGATATGGTAATCAGCAACGACAGAGCGTTGTTTACTGAGGTAATGACGTTCGATATCATCGAGTTGTTTGAAGCGATTGCACAAGAAGAACATTTCCGTCTGGAAGCTCCATTCTTCGATATCTTCATAGAACTTTCCAAGAAAGGGATTTTCTTCGACGATTTCGCGTAACATAGAAAAAGAGAAATGGTGACTGATGGCGTTCGCAAGTGATGTTTTGCCTACACCAATCGGTCCTTCAACCGTTATGAACATATACAATGACCCTCCGTTCAGCAAAGTGCAATTTATATTTTAGCACAAAGAAGTACGACTTGCTGAAGTTTCAAAAGGAGAATTTTTTTAGAGTGAGGAGTATCATCGATGGAACGACAGGAACACTATATGCGTCTTGCAATCGAAGAGGCAAAAAAGGCAGAAGCGATCGGTGAAGTTCCGATTGGATGTGTCATCGTCAAAGATGATGAAGTCATCGCGACGGGTTACAATCACCGGGAAACGGATCAGCAGGCGACGGCACATGCCGAGTTGATCGCGATTGAGGAAGCTTGCCAAAAGCTCGGGAACTGGCGACTTGAAGGGTGTGAGCTCTACGTGACGCTTGAACCTTGTCCAATGTGTGCTGGGGCCATCATGCTGTCACGGATCGAACATGTCATCTTTGGGGCCGTTGATCCAAAGGGTGGATGCTGTGGAACACTGATGAACCTAGTGCAAGACGATCGGTTCAATCATGTCTCAGAGCTGACGAGCGGTATATTAGAAAAAGAGTGTGGTGAGATGCTAACGACGTTCTTTCGGGAACTGCGCGCGAAAAAGAAAGCGCGAAAGCGGGCAATGGGTTGCATCACACCAGATGAAACAGTATAATGAAAAAGCACTGAAACAAGGTGCCACTAAAAATCGATAAACCATTTGCCGTGCTAGGTGGGGATGTAGCGGTTCCCTGTCACTCGCAATCCGCTATAGCGAGACTGAATTCCATGTCGAGGGATATGATTGGTGTGGTCTGCCTCACGTAAGTAGCGTTGACGTTTGAGTCCTACGCAACAGATACCCATGAACCAGGTCAGGTCCGGAAGGAAGCAGCCTTAAGTGGTGCTCTCTGTGTGTTGTAGGGGTGCTTGGACTGAGCAGGCTGCGTGAGTAACGCATGTTGAACATATTTCAGAATATGGTGCGCGGCAGTTTAATTTTTAAAGACAAGTCTACAGCCGGTTTCGGTTGTAGACTTTTTTAGGTAAAATAGAATGAGGAACTTAAAAAGAGGAGGCGCAAACTTGGCCTATCAAGCACTATACCGCGTGTACCGTCCACAACGATTCGACGAAGTCGTTGGACAAGCGCATATCACCCGCACAATCCAAAATGCATTGATGGAGGGACGGATGTCCCACGCCTATCTATTTTCGGGTCCTCGGGGAACGGGAAAGACGAGTCTTGCCAAAATCATCGCCAAAGCAATCAACTGTGAGCATGCTCCGGTCAAAGAACCGTGTAATACGTGCCCAACGTGTCTTGCGATTACAGAAGGATCAAGTCCGGACGTCTTCGAAATCGATGCGGCTTCCAATAACGGCGTAGATGAGATTCGGGAAATTCGGGATAAAGTCAAATATCCCCCTTCAGAAGCAGCTTATAAAGTCTACATCATTGATGAAGTGCACATGTTGTCGACAGGTGCCTTTAATGCCTTGCTCAAAACACTAGAAGAACCGCCGGCACACGCCATCTTCATCCTAGCAACGACAGAACCACATAAAATCCCGGCGACGATCATCTCACGTTGTCAACGTTTCGATGTGAAGCGGCATGAAGTTGATCAACTCGTAGAGCGGATGCAATATATCTTAAAAGACCAATCGATCGAGTATTCGGATACGGCATTACGATTGATTGCCCGAGCGGCGGATGGTGGTATGCGTGATGCGCTGAGTCTGCTCGACCAAGCGGTTGCATTTTCGAATGGTGATCTAAACGATGCGGCTGTTCTTGAAGTAACAGGGGCAGTAGAAGATGAAGCGTTATTGAATATTGCTCGTGCCTTACATGAACATCAAGTCGATCAGTTATTGCAGACGCTTGAAACGATGCAACGAGCGGGAAAAGATCTAAAACGTTTCGTTGAGGATCTCGTCTTCTTTTACCGGGACACTTTGTTGTTGAAAGCCTCTCCTACAGCTGTCGACTTGCTAGAGCGTGCTCGCCCAACGGATGAGTTCAAACAATTCGTTGAATCGATTGAAGCGGAGACGTGCTTTACGATCATTGATCAGTTACATGACTGCCAACAACAGATGCGATTGACGAATCATCCGCGGGTCCTCGTTGAGATTGCCTTCATTCAGATTGCGGAACAAGGGAGAACGACGGGACAGATCGTCCAATCGTTGCAACAGGAAGTCCGCGAGATGAAAGAACAGATGCATCAGTGGAAGTCAAATGGTGTTCCGGCTCAAGAAACGGCTGCACCACAAGCACAACCGAAACGAAAACAAGGACGACCGACCGTTCGGATCGCGAAAGAGCGCATTCGTCAAATGTTAGGGCGAGCAGAAAAAGCTCAGCTACGTGAGATTCAAGAGAGATGGGATCACATCTTAAAATGGATATTAAAAGAAGATGGACCAATTTACTCGTTACTTCATGAAAGTAAACCGGTTCTTTGTTCGGCGGATACGTTGCTGATTGAATTCGATGACGGTAAAGGATGGCACTTTGAACAGGTCATGACGAATGAACGAACACGTTTTGTGATTGAAGAAGCATTGTATGAAGTATGTGGCGTCAAACGCGAAATTTTAGCGATTCTTTCAAAGGATTGGCATGAACTGAAAGCAGAGTTTGTTGCTAAGCGAAATAGTAGTAGTATAGAAGAGAAGGAAACAAAACAAGAATCGAAGAGCGATCAGTTATTGTCCGAGACGCTTGGTCGTTTTGGTGATATCGTAGAGTTCGAAGATTAAATTCGAGGAGGAATACAGATGCGCGGAATGGGAAACATGAACAATATGATGAAACAGATGCAAAAGATGCAAAAGGATATGGCGAAAGCACAAGAAGAGCTAAAAGACTTAACAGTGACAGGTACAGCAGGCGGAGAGATGGTCTCAGTCGTTGCAGATGGTCATAAAAATATTGTAGATGTCATCATTAAAGAAGAAGTCGTCGATCCAGATGATGTTG
This region of Exiguobacterium acetylicum DSM 20416 genomic DNA includes:
- a CDS encoding deoxynucleoside kinase codes for the protein MNLKLREQYNIPADAVITIGGMVGIGKSTITNGLADALGFRTSLEKVDTNPYLDKFYHDFERWSFHLQIYFLAERFKEQKRIFQYGGGFIQDRSIYEDTGIFAKMHFEKGTMSPTDYETYSSLFDAMVMTPFFPHPDLLIYLEGSFEQVLERIRLRGREMEQQTPIEYWEEMYERYTNWINNFTICPVLRLSIDEYDLLNEPESIDRILAKIEKQLEVARIANTR
- a CDS encoding deoxynucleoside kinase, which encodes MFITVEGPIGVGKTSLANAISHHFSFSMLREIVEENPFLGKFYEDIEEWSFQTEMFFLCNRFKQLDDIERHYLSKQRSVVADYHIFKNLIFAHRSLKVEHLEKYEQIYSILTTDMPKPDAVIYLNASIDTLMKRVALRGREIEENMSRAYLEQLAEDYETFVTEYQAKHPEVKIIRFDGDELDFVKRPEDLEYVLTTIRNELYEGANHA
- the tadA gene encoding tRNA adenosine(34) deaminase TadA is translated as MERQEHYMRLAIEEAKKAEAIGEVPIGCVIVKDDEVIATGYNHRETDQQATAHAELIAIEEACQKLGNWRLEGCELYVTLEPCPMCAGAIMLSRIEHVIFGAVDPKGGCCGTLMNLVQDDRFNHVSELTSGILEKECGEMLTTFFRELRAKKKARKRAMGCITPDETV
- the dnaX gene encoding DNA polymerase III subunit gamma/tau codes for the protein MAYQALYRVYRPQRFDEVVGQAHITRTIQNALMEGRMSHAYLFSGPRGTGKTSLAKIIAKAINCEHAPVKEPCNTCPTCLAITEGSSPDVFEIDAASNNGVDEIREIRDKVKYPPSEAAYKVYIIDEVHMLSTGAFNALLKTLEEPPAHAIFILATTEPHKIPATIISRCQRFDVKRHEVDQLVERMQYILKDQSIEYSDTALRLIARAADGGMRDALSLLDQAVAFSNGDLNDAAVLEVTGAVEDEALLNIARALHEHQVDQLLQTLETMQRAGKDLKRFVEDLVFFYRDTLLLKASPTAVDLLERARPTDEFKQFVESIEAETCFTIIDQLHDCQQQMRLTNHPRVLVEIAFIQIAEQGRTTGQIVQSLQQEVREMKEQMHQWKSNGVPAQETAAPQAQPKRKQGRPTVRIAKERIRQMLGRAEKAQLREIQERWDHILKWILKEDGPIYSLLHESKPVLCSADTLLIEFDDGKGWHFEQVMTNERTRFVIEEALYEVCGVKREILAILSKDWHELKAEFVAKRNSSSIEEKETKQESKSDQLLSETLGRFGDIVEFED
- a CDS encoding YbaB/EbfC family nucleoid-associated protein, whose product is MRGMGNMNNMMKQMQKMQKDMAKAQEELKDLTVTGTAGGEMVSVVADGHKNIVDVIIKEEVVDPDDVEMIQDLVLAATNDALKKVDELVSSKMGKFTQGMNLPGMF